In the genome of Streptomyces racemochromogenes, one region contains:
- a CDS encoding ATP-dependent RNA helicase, with protein sequence MRQASAPRRAALDSLPVREAVPALVSALDGHGTAVLCAPPGTGKTTLVPLVLAGLVGGGPRRRVVVAEPRRIAARAAARRMAWLLGEAVGGSVGFTVRGERLVGRDTAVEVVTTGVLLQRLQRDQELAGVDVVVLDECHERHLDADTVAAFLLDVRATLRPELRLVAASATTDAAGWAGLLGDAPVVEAAGVAFPVETVWAPPARPVRPPHGMRVDPAQLAHVASVVRRALAERSGDVLCFLPGVGEIARVAGQLAGVDAEVLQVHGRAPAAVQDAALTASEHRRVILSTAVAESSLTVPGVRVVVDSGLAREPRVDHARGLGALATVRASRASGRQRAGRAGREAPGVVYRCWAEAEDVRLPAFPAPEIRIADLAPFALQAACWGDPDAAGLALLDPPPAGAMAAAREVLVAVGAVDAAGRPTPRGLRMARLGLHPRLARALLDGSAALGARRAAEVVALLSEEPPREYGDDLASAWRSARRGGDAYAARWRTETTRLERAARPAGAAGATAGDTGFAAAGAAGATAGDTGFAAAGAAGATAGARGLSPTPPLPETAARAGSAQPNPAPPACEARGSGGGAPGGGPGAARGTGGGRVGDLAPGGHPATGSDDHAAALVAALAFPERVAKAKGAGAFLMAGGTAAEVGEGSALRHAPWLAVAVADRAPHSASARVRLAAVLDEDTARAAAAHLFTASEEVRWEDGDVVARAVERLGAVELVARPLRDPAPELVRAALLEGLRAEGPGLLRWSPDALALRARLGFLHRTLGGAWPDVSDDAALLERAGDWLEPELSRARRRADLGRIDAGQALNRLLPWATGEAARLDELAPERIEVPSGSRIRVDYAAEQPVLAVKLQELFGLAETPRVAGVPVLVHLLSPAGRPAAVTADLASFWRGGYRAVRAELRGRYPKHPWPLDPATAEPTRHTNARLRGR encoded by the coding sequence ATCCGGCAGGCCTCCGCGCCCCGCCGGGCCGCCCTCGACTCCCTCCCCGTACGGGAGGCCGTGCCCGCCCTCGTCTCGGCGCTGGACGGCCATGGCACCGCCGTGCTGTGCGCGCCGCCCGGCACCGGCAAGACCACCCTCGTGCCGCTCGTGCTCGCCGGGCTGGTGGGCGGCGGCCCGCGGCGCCGGGTGGTCGTCGCCGAGCCCCGGCGGATCGCCGCCCGGGCCGCGGCGCGGCGGATGGCGTGGCTGCTGGGCGAGGCCGTCGGCGGCTCGGTGGGCTTCACGGTGCGCGGTGAGCGCCTCGTGGGCCGGGACACGGCCGTGGAGGTGGTGACCACCGGGGTGCTGCTCCAGCGGCTCCAGCGCGACCAGGAGCTGGCCGGGGTGGACGTGGTGGTGCTGGACGAGTGCCACGAGCGGCACCTGGACGCCGACACGGTCGCCGCGTTCCTGCTGGACGTGCGCGCGACCCTGCGCCCGGAGCTGCGCCTGGTGGCGGCCTCGGCGACGACGGACGCGGCCGGCTGGGCCGGGCTGCTGGGGGACGCGCCGGTGGTGGAGGCCGCGGGGGTGGCGTTCCCGGTGGAGACGGTGTGGGCGCCGCCGGCCCGGCCGGTGCGGCCGCCGCACGGGATGAGGGTGGATCCGGCGCAGCTGGCGCACGTGGCCTCGGTGGTGCGGCGGGCGCTGGCGGAACGTTCCGGCGACGTGCTGTGCTTCCTGCCCGGCGTCGGGGAGATCGCCCGGGTGGCCGGGCAGCTGGCCGGGGTGGACGCGGAGGTGCTCCAGGTCCACGGCCGGGCGCCGGCCGCGGTGCAGGACGCGGCGCTGACCGCCTCGGAGCACCGCCGGGTGATCCTGTCGACGGCCGTCGCGGAGTCGAGCCTGACCGTGCCGGGCGTACGGGTGGTCGTGGACTCCGGGCTGGCCCGCGAGCCCCGGGTGGACCATGCCCGGGGGCTGGGCGCGCTGGCGACGGTACGGGCTTCCCGCGCGTCGGGCCGCCAGCGGGCGGGCCGGGCGGGGCGTGAGGCGCCGGGCGTGGTGTACCGGTGCTGGGCCGAGGCGGAGGACGTGCGCCTGCCGGCGTTCCCCGCGCCGGAGATCCGGATCGCGGACCTGGCGCCGTTCGCCCTCCAGGCGGCCTGCTGGGGCGACCCGGACGCGGCGGGGCTGGCGCTGCTGGACCCGCCGCCGGCCGGGGCGATGGCCGCGGCGCGGGAGGTGCTGGTGGCGGTGGGCGCCGTGGACGCGGCCGGGCGGCCGACCCCGCGCGGGCTGCGGATGGCCCGGCTGGGCCTGCACCCGCGGCTGGCGCGGGCCCTGCTGGACGGCTCGGCCGCACTGGGTGCCCGGCGGGCGGCGGAGGTGGTGGCCCTGCTGAGCGAGGAGCCGCCGCGGGAGTACGGGGACGACCTGGCTTCGGCCTGGCGCTCGGCGCGGCGCGGCGGTGACGCGTACGCGGCGCGCTGGCGCACGGAGACGACCCGCCTGGAACGCGCGGCGCGCCCCGCCGGTGCCGCGGGGGCCACCGCAGGTGACACCGGGTTCGCCGCCGCCGGTGCCGCGGGGGCCACGGCAGGTGACACCGGGTTCGCCGCCGCCGGTGCCGCGGGGGCCACGGCCGGTGCGCGGGGCCTCTCCCCCACCCCGCCCCTTCCCGAAACCGCTGCGCGGGCTGGATCGGCGCAGCCGAATCCGGCCCCGCCGGCGTGTGAGGCGCGGGGGTCCGGGGGCGGAGCCCCCGGAGGGGGTCCGGGCGCAGCCCGGGGAACGGGCGGAGGGCGGGTAGGGGACCTCGCCCCCGGCGGGCACCCCGCCACGGGTTCCGACGACCACGCCGCCGCGCTGGTCGCGGCCCTCGCGTTCCCCGAGCGGGTGGCGAAGGCCAAGGGCGCGGGGGCGTTCCTCATGGCCGGCGGGACCGCCGCCGAGGTCGGGGAGGGCTCCGCCCTGCGGCACGCGCCCTGGCTGGCGGTGGCCGTCGCCGACCGGGCCCCGCATTCCGCGTCCGCACGGGTCCGGCTGGCGGCGGTGCTCGACGAGGACACCGCCCGGGCGGCCGCCGCGCACCTGTTCACCGCCTCCGAGGAGGTGCGCTGGGAGGACGGCGACGTGGTCGCCCGCGCCGTCGAACGGCTCGGGGCGGTCGAGCTGGTCGCCCGGCCGCTGCGCGACCCGGCCCCGGAGCTGGTGCGGGCGGCCCTGCTGGAGGGGCTGCGCGCGGAGGGGCCGGGGCTGCTGCGCTGGTCACCGGACGCGCTGGCGCTGCGGGCCCGTCTCGGGTTCCTGCACCGCACGCTCGGCGGCGCCTGGCCGGACGTGTCGGACGACGCGGCGCTGCTGGAGCGGGCCGGGGACTGGCTGGAGCCCGAGCTGTCGCGTGCCCGCCGCCGCGCCGACCTGGGGCGGATCGACGCGGGGCAGGCCCTGAACCGGCTGCTGCCGTGGGCCACCGGCGAGGCGGCCCGGCTCGACGAGCTGGCGCCCGAGCGGATCGAGGTGCCCAGCGGGTCCCGGATCCGGGTGGACTACGCGGCCGAGCAGCCGGTGCTGGCGGTGAAGCTCCAGGAGCTGTTCGGGCTGGCCGAGACCCCGCGGGTCGCGGGGGTCCCCGTACTCGTGCACCTGCTGTCGCCGGCCGGGCGGCCCGCCGCCGTCACGGCGGACCTCGCCTCGTTCTGGCGGGGCGGCTACCGCGCCGTCCGGGCGGAGCTGCGCGGCCGCTATCCGAAGCACCCGTGGCCGCTGGACCCGGCGACGGCCGAGCCGACCCGGCACACCAACGCCCGGCTCAGGGGGCGCTGA
- a CDS encoding class I SAM-dependent methyltransferase: MNQEDYAPETDAEDDAEATRRDAGEAESSRASRGWWDRNADEYQSEHGAFLGDDRFVWGPEGLDEAEAALLGPAGSLRGKDVLEIGAGAAQCSRWLAAQGARPVALDLSHRQLQHALRIGGDVPLVEADAGRLPFRDGSFDLACSAYGAVPFVADPVNVMREVRRVLRPGGRWVFSVTHPIRWAFPDEPGAEGLSVSASYFDRTPYVEQDEQGRAVYVEHHRTVGDRVRDVVAGGFRLLDLVEPEWPEWNGQEWGGWSPLRGNLIPGTAIFVCERD, from the coding sequence ATGAACCAAGAGGACTACGCCCCCGAAACCGACGCCGAGGACGACGCCGAGGCCACCCGGCGGGACGCCGGCGAGGCGGAGAGCAGCCGGGCCAGCCGCGGCTGGTGGGACCGCAACGCCGACGAGTACCAGAGCGAGCACGGCGCCTTCCTCGGCGACGACCGCTTCGTCTGGGGCCCCGAGGGCCTGGACGAGGCCGAGGCCGCGCTCCTGGGCCCCGCCGGCTCCCTCAGGGGCAAGGACGTCCTGGAGATCGGCGCCGGCGCCGCCCAGTGCTCGCGCTGGCTCGCCGCGCAGGGCGCCCGCCCGGTCGCCCTGGACCTCTCGCACCGCCAGCTCCAGCACGCCCTGCGCATCGGCGGTGACGTCCCGCTCGTCGAGGCCGACGCCGGCCGGCTGCCCTTCCGCGACGGCTCCTTCGACCTAGCCTGCTCCGCGTACGGGGCGGTCCCCTTCGTCGCCGACCCGGTGAACGTGATGCGCGAGGTGCGCCGCGTGCTGCGCCCCGGCGGCCGCTGGGTCTTCTCCGTGACCCACCCGATCCGCTGGGCCTTCCCCGACGAGCCGGGCGCCGAGGGGCTCTCCGTCTCCGCGTCCTACTTCGACCGGACCCCGTACGTCGAGCAGGACGAGCAGGGCCGCGCCGTCTACGTCGAGCACCACCGCACGGTCGGCGACCGGGTCCGCGACGTGGTCGCGGGCGGGTTCCGGCTGCTGGACCTGGTGGAGCCGGAGTGGCCGGAGTGGAACGGCCAGGAGTGGGGCGGCTGGTCCCCGCTGCGCGGCAACCTGATCCCCGGTACCGCGATCTTCGTGTGCGAGAGGGACTGA
- the rpsA gene encoding 30S ribosomal protein S1 produces MTSSTETTATTPPQVAVNDIGNAEAFLAAIDETIKYFNDGDIVDGVIVKVDRDEVLLDIGYKTEGVIPSRELSIKHDVDPNEVVKVGDEIEALVLQKEDKEGRLILSKKRAQYERAWGTIEKIKEEDGIVTGTVIEVVKGGLILDIGLRGFLPASLVEMRRVRDLQPYVGKELEAKIIELDKNRNNVVLSRRAWLEQTQSEVRQTFLTTLQKGQVRSGVVSSIVNFGAFVDLGGVDGLVHVSELSWKHIDHPSEVVEVGQEVTVEVLDVDMDRERVSLSLKATQEDPWQQFARTHQIGQVVPGKVTKLVPFGAFVRVDEGIEGLVHISELAERHVEIPEQVVQVNDEIFVKVIDIDLERRRISLSLKQANESFGADPASVEFDPTLYGMAASYDDQGNYIYPEGFDPETNDWLEGYETQRETWERQYAEAQVRFEQHQAQVIKSREADEAAAAEGAAAPAAGGNAGAGVSGGSYSSEGADETSGALASDEALAALREKLAGGQS; encoded by the coding sequence ATGACGAGCAGCACCGAGACCACCGCCACCACCCCTCCGCAGGTAGCGGTCAACGACATCGGTAACGCGGAAGCCTTCCTGGCCGCGATCGACGAGACGATCAAGTACTTCAACGACGGCGACATCGTCGACGGCGTCATCGTGAAGGTCGACCGGGACGAGGTCCTGCTCGACATCGGTTACAAGACCGAAGGCGTGATCCCGAGCCGCGAGCTCTCGATCAAGCACGACGTCGACCCGAACGAGGTCGTCAAGGTCGGCGACGAGATCGAGGCCCTGGTTCTCCAGAAGGAGGACAAGGAAGGCCGCCTGATCCTGTCCAAGAAGCGCGCTCAGTACGAGCGTGCCTGGGGCACGATCGAGAAGATCAAGGAAGAAGACGGCATCGTCACCGGTACCGTCATCGAGGTCGTCAAGGGTGGTCTCATCCTCGACATCGGCCTCCGTGGCTTCCTGCCGGCCTCCCTCGTCGAGATGCGCCGCGTCCGCGACCTCCAGCCCTACGTGGGCAAGGAGCTCGAGGCGAAGATCATCGAGCTGGACAAGAACCGCAACAACGTGGTCCTGTCCCGCCGCGCCTGGCTCGAGCAGACCCAGTCCGAGGTTCGCCAGACGTTCCTCACCACCCTGCAGAAGGGTCAGGTCCGCTCCGGCGTCGTCTCCTCGATCGTCAACTTCGGTGCCTTCGTGGACCTGGGCGGCGTCGACGGTCTCGTCCACGTCTCCGAGCTGTCCTGGAAGCACATCGACCACCCGTCCGAGGTCGTCGAGGTCGGTCAGGAAGTCACCGTCGAGGTCCTCGACGTGGACATGGACCGCGAGCGCGTCTCCCTGTCGCTGAAGGCGACGCAGGAGGACCCGTGGCAGCAGTTCGCCCGGACCCACCAGATCGGCCAGGTCGTCCCGGGTAAGGTCACCAAGCTGGTTCCGTTCGGTGCGTTCGTCCGCGTGGACGAGGGCATCGAGGGTCTGGTCCACATCTCCGAGCTGGCCGAGCGCCACGTGGAGATCCCGGAGCAGGTCGTCCAGGTCAACGACGAGATCTTCGTCAAGGTCATCGACATCGACCTCGAGCGTCGCCGGATCTCGCTGTCCCTCAAGCAGGCCAACGAGTCCTTCGGTGCCGACCCGGCGTCGGTCGAGTTCGACCCGACCCTGTACGGCATGGCCGCGTCCTACGACGACCAGGGCAACTACATCTACCCCGAGGGCTTCGACCCCGAGACCAACGACTGGCTCGAGGGCTACGAGACCCAGCGCGAGACGTGGGAGCGCCAGTACGCCGAGGCGCAGGTCCGCTTCGAGCAGCACCAGGCCCAGGTCATCAAGAGCCGCGAGGCCGACGAGGCCGCTGCCGCCGAGGGCGCTGCCGCCCCGGCCGCCGGTGGCAACGCCGGTGCGGGCGTCTCCGGTGGTTCGTACTCCTCCGAGGGTGCGGACGAGACCTCCGGCGCCCTGGCGTCGGACGAGGCCCTGGCCGCGCTCCGCGAGAAGCTGGCCGGCGGCCAGAGCTGA
- a CDS encoding PAC2 family protein: MLDPQGLYEWDAKGLAVADLALTQDSAGLVMLYHFEGYIDAGETGEQIVERLLDTLPHQVVARFDADRLVDYRARRPLLTFQRDHWTEFEEPRLEVRLVQDATGAPFLLLSGPEPDVEWERFAVAVRQIVERLGVRLSVNFHGIPMGVPHTRPVGITPHGNRTDLMPGHRSPFDEAQVPGSAESLVEFRLAQAGHDVLGVAAHVPHYVARSPYPDAALTALEAITAATGLVLPAVAHALRTEAHRTQTEIDRQIREGDEELVSLVQGLEHQYDAAAGAETRGNMIAEPAEIPSADEIGREFERFLAEREGEG; encoded by the coding sequence GTGCTTGATCCACAGGGTCTGTACGAATGGGATGCCAAGGGTCTGGCGGTGGCGGACCTGGCGCTCACCCAGGACTCGGCCGGACTGGTCATGCTGTACCACTTCGAGGGGTACATCGACGCGGGCGAGACCGGCGAGCAGATCGTCGAACGCCTCCTCGACACCCTGCCCCACCAGGTGGTCGCGCGCTTCGACGCGGACCGGCTGGTGGACTACCGGGCCCGCCGCCCGCTGCTGACCTTCCAGCGCGACCACTGGACCGAGTTCGAGGAGCCCCGCCTGGAGGTGCGCCTGGTCCAGGACGCCACCGGCGCTCCGTTCCTGCTGCTCTCCGGCCCCGAGCCGGACGTCGAGTGGGAGCGCTTCGCCGTCGCCGTCCGGCAGATCGTGGAGCGTCTCGGCGTCCGCCTCTCGGTCAACTTCCACGGGATCCCCATGGGCGTCCCGCACACCCGGCCCGTCGGCATCACCCCGCACGGCAACCGGACCGACCTGATGCCCGGCCACCGCAGCCCCTTCGACGAGGCCCAGGTGCCCGGCAGCGCGGAATCGCTGGTCGAGTTCCGCCTCGCCCAGGCCGGACACGACGTGCTCGGCGTCGCCGCCCACGTCCCGCACTACGTCGCCCGCTCCCCGTACCCCGACGCGGCACTGACCGCCCTGGAGGCCATCACGGCCGCCACCGGGCTGGTCCTGCCGGCCGTCGCGCACGCCCTGCGCACCGAGGCGCACCGCACGCAGACGGAGATCGACCGGCAGATCCGCGAGGGCGACGAGGAGCTCGTCAGCCTCGTCCAGGGCCTGGAGCACCAGTACGACGCCGCCGCCGGCGCCGAGACCCGGGGCAACATGATCGCCGAGCCGGCCGAGATCCCGTCGGCGGACGAGATCGGCCGCGAGTTCGAGCGGTTCCTGGCGGAGCGCGAGGGCGAGGGCTAG
- the coaE gene encoding dephospho-CoA kinase, with translation MLKVGLTGGIGAGKSEVSRLLAGYGAVVVDADRIAREVVEPGTPGLAAVVEAFGDSVLTADGRLDRPKLGAVVFSDPAKLQTLNAIVHPLVGARSAELEGAAGPDAIVVHDVPLLTENGLAPLYDLVVVVDAAPDTQLARLTAKRGMSEEEARARMAAQATREQRLAVATLVIDNDGPLEALEPQVRKVWAELTARAAAE, from the coding sequence ATGCTGAAAGTGGGCCTGACAGGCGGAATCGGTGCCGGCAAGAGCGAGGTCTCCCGGCTGCTGGCGGGGTACGGGGCGGTCGTCGTCGACGCCGACCGCATCGCGCGGGAGGTCGTGGAGCCGGGCACGCCCGGGCTCGCGGCCGTGGTGGAGGCCTTCGGGGACTCCGTGCTCACCGCCGACGGGCGGCTGGACCGGCCCAAGCTGGGGGCGGTCGTCTTCTCCGACCCGGCGAAGCTCCAGACCCTCAACGCCATCGTGCACCCGCTCGTCGGGGCCCGGTCCGCCGAACTGGAGGGAGCCGCGGGACCTGACGCGATCGTGGTGCACGACGTACCGCTCCTCACGGAGAACGGCCTCGCCCCCCTGTACGACCTCGTCGTGGTCGTGGACGCCGCCCCGGACACGCAGCTGGCCCGGCTGACCGCGAAGCGCGGGATGAGCGAGGAGGAGGCCCGCGCCCGGATGGCCGCCCAGGCCACGCGGGAGCAGCGGCTGGCGGTGGCCACGCTCGTGATCGACAACGACGGGCCGCTGGAGGCGCTGGAGCCCCAGGTACGCAAGGTCTGGGCGGAGCTCACCGCGCGCGCCGCGGCGGAATAG
- a CDS encoding tetratricopeptide repeat protein, with protein sequence MDYRAAEQLLAARDPRGAVRLLDSVIAAHPENTAARLLRARAFFAAAQLRPAQLEFELVLEREPDNAFAHFALARTHERAGRAEQARRHFRLAAALDPQPEYLAAARFDG encoded by the coding sequence ATCGACTACCGGGCCGCCGAGCAGCTCCTCGCCGCCCGGGACCCGCGCGGCGCGGTACGGCTGCTCGACTCCGTCATAGCCGCCCACCCCGAGAACACCGCCGCCCGGCTGCTGCGCGCCCGCGCCTTCTTCGCAGCCGCGCAGCTGCGGCCCGCGCAGCTGGAGTTCGAGCTGGTGCTGGAGCGGGAGCCGGACAACGCCTTCGCCCACTTCGCGCTCGCCCGCACCCACGAGCGGGCCGGGCGGGCCGAGCAGGCGCGCCGCCACTTCCGGCTCGCCGCCGCCCTCGACCCGCAGCCCGAGTACCTGGCGGCGGCCCGCTTCGACGGCTAG
- a CDS encoding DUF6343 family protein encodes MRTGNEPVTARSPLRLRFWLSLWGLLWAGGGAAAFSLAGRPGWAAACAALALVAAVDLAVVIRHIHQGPHYQPGPDVPPYEPPHTR; translated from the coding sequence ATGCGTACCGGAAACGAGCCGGTGACCGCCCGCAGTCCGCTGCGGCTGCGGTTCTGGCTGAGCCTGTGGGGGCTGCTCTGGGCCGGCGGCGGGGCGGCCGCGTTCTCGCTGGCCGGCCGTCCCGGATGGGCCGCCGCCTGCGCGGCCCTCGCGCTGGTGGCCGCCGTCGACCTGGCCGTCGTGATCCGGCACATCCACCAGGGCCCGCACTACCAGCCGGGCCCGGACGTCCCCCCGTACGAACCCCCGCACACCCGCTAG
- a CDS encoding DEAD/DEAH box helicase, with translation MTGRSRAPGRGDPVTAQPPPQQPLLRRAAVFLPAAVPREGRVAFWCPEGDPLPELGSPHPLKVVRPHGDGVRTRTVPAVALSVAAALPVLVRAARSPAAHPATRAWGTAATQALSLAARGRLLPGLTADGVDAWRAGPLDAEDVGYLRAVAAALPYEAYATPLAGRRPTALPEPEALVRAFLDAVADVLPRTPAAPFASGRPFAAREPQRVPGIREWAAQVAAGADAGVGISLRLDLSSFRLFDEAEPEDVRRAGAAVVQVHSLADPTLVTDAGLLWAGAAASGFGPRARIDAVLALRRAARVWPPLLRLLDQPVPDALPLSDPELEDLLGTAATRLAAAGVPVHWPRELARTLSATAVVRPAAPGSATDGTAFFDAAALFAFSWELALGGDRLTPGEMDALAQAHRPVVRLRDQWVRVDPELVRKARKRELGLLDPVDALATVLSGEAEVGGETVPVVPVGALAALRDRLTGELPPVAPPPALKAVLRDYQLRGLAWLDLMTSLGLGGCLADDMGLGKTVTLIALHLHRARPEPTLVVCPASLLGNWQREIEKFAPGTPVRRFHGAGRSLDGLEEGGFVLTTYGTMRAAAARLAGQGWGLVVADEAQHVKNPHSATAKALRTIPSPARVALTGTPVENNLSELWALLDWTTPGLLGPLTTFRARHARPVEHQQEEDGGNEAAVARLAALVRPFLLRRKKSDPGIAPELPPKTETDHPVSLTREQVSLYQAAVDEAMAVIEGSEGMERRGMIMKLLASLKQICNHPAQFLKEYGLKEYGLKEGAVAGAAAPRLAHRSGKLALLDELLDTILAEDGSVLVFTQYVTMARILERHLASRGVLSQLLHGGTPVPRREELVDRFQSGEVPVFLLSLKAAGTGLNLTRAGHVIHYDRWWNPAVEEQATDRAYRIGQTQPVQVHRIIAEGTVEDRIAELLEAKRALADAVLGSGEAALTELTDRELADLVSLRRPV, from the coding sequence ATGACCGGGCGGAGCCGAGCGCCAGGGAGGGGGGACCCCGTGACCGCGCAGCCGCCGCCGCAGCAGCCGTTGCTGCGCCGCGCCGCCGTGTTCCTCCCCGCCGCCGTACCCCGGGAGGGGCGGGTGGCGTTCTGGTGCCCGGAGGGGGACCCGCTGCCCGAGCTGGGGAGCCCGCATCCGCTGAAGGTGGTCCGGCCGCACGGGGACGGCGTCCGCACGCGCACGGTGCCCGCGGTGGCGCTGTCGGTGGCCGCCGCCCTGCCCGTGCTGGTGCGGGCCGCCCGCAGTCCCGCCGCGCATCCCGCCACCCGCGCCTGGGGCACCGCCGCCACGCAGGCCCTGTCCCTCGCCGCGCGGGGCCGCCTGCTGCCCGGGCTCACGGCCGACGGGGTCGACGCCTGGCGTGCCGGGCCGCTGGACGCCGAGGACGTCGGCTACCTGCGCGCCGTCGCGGCCGCCCTGCCGTACGAGGCGTACGCCACCCCGCTCGCCGGACGCCGCCCGACGGCCCTGCCCGAGCCCGAGGCCCTGGTCCGGGCCTTCCTCGACGCCGTCGCCGACGTGCTGCCGCGCACGCCGGCCGCGCCCTTCGCCTCCGGGCGCCCGTTCGCGGCCCGGGAGCCGCAGCGGGTGCCGGGGATACGGGAGTGGGCGGCGCAGGTCGCGGCCGGCGCCGATGCCGGGGTGGGGATCTCGCTCCGGCTCGACCTGTCCTCCTTCCGGCTGTTCGACGAGGCCGAGCCGGAGGACGTACGCCGCGCCGGAGCGGCCGTGGTCCAGGTGCACAGCCTGGCCGATCCGACCCTGGTCACCGACGCGGGCCTGCTGTGGGCCGGCGCGGCGGCGTCCGGATTCGGCCCGCGCGCCCGGATCGACGCCGTGCTCGCGCTGCGCCGGGCGGCCCGGGTCTGGCCGCCCCTGCTGCGCCTGCTCGACCAGCCGGTGCCGGACGCCCTCCCGCTGTCGGACCCCGAGCTGGAGGACCTGCTGGGCACCGCCGCGACCAGGCTGGCGGCGGCCGGGGTGCCCGTGCACTGGCCGCGCGAGCTGGCCCGTACGCTCTCGGCGACCGCCGTCGTCCGGCCGGCCGCGCCCGGCTCCGCGACCGACGGCACGGCCTTCTTCGACGCGGCGGCCCTGTTCGCCTTCTCCTGGGAACTGGCCCTCGGCGGGGACCGGCTCACCCCGGGGGAGATGGATGCGCTCGCGCAGGCCCACCGGCCCGTGGTGCGGCTGCGCGACCAGTGGGTGCGGGTCGATCCCGAGCTCGTGCGCAAGGCCCGCAAGCGGGAGCTGGGCCTGCTGGACCCGGTCGACGCGCTCGCCACCGTACTGAGCGGCGAGGCCGAGGTCGGCGGTGAGACGGTGCCGGTGGTGCCCGTCGGCGCGCTGGCCGCCCTGCGGGACCGGCTCACCGGGGAGCTTCCCCCGGTCGCGCCGCCCCCGGCGCTGAAGGCGGTCCTGCGGGACTACCAGCTGCGCGGGCTGGCCTGGCTGGACCTGATGACCTCGCTCGGGCTGGGCGGCTGCCTCGCCGACGACATGGGCCTGGGCAAGACGGTCACCCTGATCGCCCTGCACCTGCACCGGGCCCGCCCCGAGCCCACCCTCGTGGTCTGCCCGGCGTCGCTGCTGGGCAACTGGCAGCGGGAGATCGAGAAGTTCGCCCCCGGGACACCGGTGCGCCGCTTCCACGGCGCGGGCCGCAGCCTCGACGGGCTGGAGGAGGGCGGCTTCGTCCTCACCACGTACGGGACCATGCGCGCGGCCGCCGCCCGCCTGGCCGGGCAGGGCTGGGGCCTGGTCGTCGCGGACGAGGCCCAGCACGTCAAGAACCCGCACTCGGCGACGGCCAAGGCGCTGCGCACCATCCCGTCGCCGGCCCGGGTGGCCCTCACCGGGACCCCCGTCGAGAACAACCTCTCCGAGCTGTGGGCGCTGCTCGACTGGACGACGCCGGGACTGCTGGGCCCGCTCACCACCTTCCGGGCCCGGCACGCCCGCCCGGTCGAGCACCAGCAGGAGGAGGACGGGGGCAACGAGGCGGCGGTGGCCCGGCTGGCCGCGCTCGTCCGGCCGTTCCTGCTGCGCCGCAAGAAGTCCGACCCCGGCATCGCCCCCGAGCTGCCCCCGAAGACGGAGACGGACCATCCGGTGTCCCTGACCCGCGAGCAGGTCTCCCTCTACCAGGCCGCGGTGGACGAGGCGATGGCCGTGATCGAGGGCAGCGAGGGCATGGAGCGGCGCGGCATGATCATGAAGCTGCTGGCCTCGCTCAAGCAGATCTGCAACCACCCGGCGCAGTTCTTGAAGGAGTACGGCCTGAAGGAGTACGGCCTGAAGGAGGGCGCCGTGGCGGGTGCCGCGGCGCCCCGCCTCGCGCACCGCTCGGGCAAGCTGGCCCTGCTCGACGAGCTGCTGGACACGATCCTGGCCGAGGACGGCTCGGTCCTGGTGTTCACCCAGTACGTGACCATGGCCCGGATCCTGGAGCGGCACCTCGCCTCCCGGGGCGTCCTCTCGCAGCTCCTGCACGGCGGCACCCCCGTGCCCCGCCGCGAGGAGCTCGTCGACCGCTTCCAGTCCGGTGAGGTCCCCGTCTTCCTGCTGTCGCTCAAGGCCGCGGGGACGGGCCTCAACCTCACCCGCGCCGGGCACGTGATCCACTACGACCGCTGGTGGAACCCGGCGGTGGAGGAGCAGGCCACCGACCGGGCCTACCGCATCGGCCAGACCCAGCCCGTCCAGGTGCACCGCATCATCGCCGAGGGCACCGTCGAGGACCGCATCGCGGAACTGCTGGAGGCCAAGCGGGCGCTGGCCGATGCCGTGCTCGGCTCCGGCGAGGCCGCGCTGACCGAGCTGACGGACCGCGAGCTGGCCGACCTCGTCTCCCTGCGGAGGCCGGTGTGA